tacacataaatatataaataaggtaaAGCAACACTGAAACAAATTTACACAAATATCGTCTGCTTTTATTTTGTTCAGTATGTACGTTACAGATAACCTGACACCAAGTGGCACAGCTACTCAGAGCTCTACGTATGAGAGGGGAATTGCTCAAAATGCTGTTGAACCACCTGTATCAAATGTGTTTTCCTTAAATATTTGTACACACACAGACAATACAAGAACACCAGCTTGGTGGATGTTTCAATTCTCAATTGGAATTGCTTACATCACAGATATCACAATCTACTACAGGGAAAGATGTAAGTAAAGAcatcaaatacatttgaaatgatTGTGCAATGCGATTTTATTTTCAACGTAATACTTTTATCTTTGAGACATGTTTCTTTTGTAAGTAAAATCATCAAGCGTTAgccaatttttttgtttaactaGTCTTTAGTCTGCTGTTgactgttctatggtcgggttgttgtctctttgacacattcctcatttcctttctcaattttatttttactaaacattaaatttagttgttttaaaatcatttatttgtaactatgttttaaaaaggttttacattttcaaatgaaaaacgTGAAAAAAGTACAGTCCTTAAAACAATTATTCCAAGTAATATGAAAATTAGCAATCActgaattatttaacatttggTATAGCATCTATCACATTGAATTTGATATAAAGATAACAACATACTAGGCAGTTAAGTCAGCCTAATATCTTGACTTGCAtcaagaaattgacaatgaaggtcggttgaaaacgaaactttacgacaaaagagataatttcCGCTTCacaattgttaactttttattttatgtagcaacattccagcagcgcctgcataagAAGTACACACATATCTTATCGATACGATATTCCTGTGTTTAATTTATCTATCATGATTTCCATGATAACGGTTTGCAGCTCACACGGAACCTTTAAatccaagagttccaaatggtgggGTTGACATAACCCCTACAAATTGGTTGACCGatgtcttttgttttaaatgcttttcaactttgtacttgtttggctttattaatatttcGATTTGGTTTTCTAACAATTAtgatctgagcgtcattgatgagtcttagttttctatgttgtgtcatgtgtactattgtttttctgtttgtctttttcatttttagccatggcgttgtcagtttgttttagatttatgagtttgactgtccctttggtatctttcgtccctcttttatgtagACATAACGATCGTTTGGCGTATCAAACAGTAAGCCTTGTACCTACGAAAATTATTTACACCACTGTGAcgatgccactactggtggacgttttgtccccgagggtatcaccagcctagtagtcagcacctcggtgttgacatgaatatcaattatatggtcattttaataaatttactgttttcaaaAGTGTGGATTATTCGAAATACAATAATTTTCTCTTTCTAGGCAAATATATCCTTCACCGTATTTGGCGtaactattttaaatttaggTTATAACtggtcttcaactttgtacttgtttgtttgtttgttcgtttttaactattttgatctgattgtcactgatgagtttatgtagacgaaatgcgcgcaTAGCGCATTTAACTTTAGGCTTGGTACCATTGATAACtatgaactattgtttgtccgGTTTGTTTTAGCCATGACAttgccagtttattttcaatctttgaATTTCCCTCTGTTTTTCCGCCCTTTTCTTTAGCACAAGGTGTTCTGGTTGGTATGTAAAAACCATTTTGAATATCTTTATAGACGAAAATAAAAGGGGGAAATGCATTGCATTGTCTGCTCAGAGCTGACaatcaaaaatattatcttaTGGGAGGATGGACATAAATAATTGACCCTACTgaattcaaaacataaattgGAAATCGAGGAAATCAGATTTTTCAAGTGCAAAGACTGATCTATAtcataaaaagataaaagagtTATTAAACTCGCATACGTATCTGAACGACTGATCAGTGACGATAACattaatacaaaaaagtaaGAATGCCAGGTCAATAAGGAAATTAACGAGATTGAAaacttcaaattgaaaaataatgtgtactttcAAAAAATATGACGGGTGCACTTGCGCTCCATAGCAGTTTCAGTTAATTTTCAACTTattagtttaaatgtttcttcGGTATCGTTTGCGCCTCTCTTTGGCATGTAAATGATAACACTAACTGAACAGATCTGGCGATATTGAAACGTAATATACAGAGGCAGCACTAAATTAACtacagaaaaatattcaaaactctAAAATAGACTTTATTTCAAACTAATGAGATGGTTTCAATTGAATTGGCAGCCTAAGGCCAACAGTCAATTACTAGAAGAAGATATAGGGCTACGCAAAGTTTGATAGGGTTAATATATGCCATATATATTAGATtaacaattaatttcaaatgacGGTTATATTTGCAATACAGATCGCATTGTATGAAGACATTTTAGACTAAAACCATGtattaatcatttaatttttcgCACAAAACAGAGTTTAAGTGTATGTAACTTTTAAGGCGAAAGAACTCTTAGTCAGAAATATCCAacatttaatgtatttaaaactttgatttttctgttttgaatttcaccCGGAGTtcgataattttgttattttactttttagtacaTCCGTTCGTTCCtttaggaatttaaaaaaaataatgtaattcaAAAGTTACATAAATGAGACgagaaaagataaatataaagaaaccaTGTTCATATGAAAGaccattgaggaccaaaatttctagaagttttgccaaatgcaaccaaggttatctattcctgaggtcGGAATGACTTTGTATTTCTTTCTTCAGTGTTATCAACAGAAAATTCATAATTATGATCATTTATTATAAGTGATATTTCATGTCaattgttatcaaatgtaccaggattataatttagtacgccatacgcgcgtttcgactacagaagactcatcagtgacgctcatatcaaaatagttataaagccaaacaagtacaaagccAACACataagtactgactactgggctggtgataccttcgaGGAATAGAATTGCAtcaacagtggcatcgaccgACTGGTTGTTAATAAACTCATCCAAGATACtatgattgaaattttgtattggCGAcggacgcacgtttcgtcttcaaaGACATATCAGTGAACCtcgaatgattttttttaaaggccaATAATACACAGTAAATACCTGATTTTTGATATTCTTTCTGCTATATATTTTGTTCACATAACATCTAGatttaaattgtcaattttaatcaaattaataaatcataTTGATTGCATTATGTTTATGAAAACATGTCGACACAACAACTTCAAGACCCGTCTTCTTTAAAGTGTCAAGATCATATTTATCTGGTGAATGTAATATATAAAGAACATAAAACTTAAATCGTCAAtgaattactttttttcaaatttcggaGCCAAATTTTGGATCCGCTTCAAATCTGAACAtatcttattgtttttttttcgaaatttatAATCAGTTTTCtgctttaaaaagttttgttcgGTATTATTTTACTTCAGTTTCCGAACGCATGGATGGATTCAAGTTATATGTAACCAATTCAACCACTATTCCACCTGATGGTTATCTTTGTTATGCGGATCCTGATCCAGGTCTCCCAAACATCACTCAGACTATTCCATGTAATGAACTTGGGAAATATGTCATATACTACGATAATAAAGGATCAGGTGGAGATGGCCCCTTAATTGAACTTTGTTACGTTGCTATTAATGGTGAGTAaagtttcatttatatatattttctttaaagtttCTATATGTCAGCCGTAGGCTTTCGTGTGCGCTTAGCTAGACTGTTCAAGTCTTTTTGTTGAATTAGGACTTAGTATAAAGTTTCGAATACCTTTGCTTTGATCAGTAGCTTATGTTTTTTGTGATTGAGGCTAGATTGCAAAAACTTAGAATAACATcatagatttttaatattttgttttatatagctTTTAAACAATCACGAACAAATTTGAAGAATTGATAGAAAAATACACACCACTATATAACTTTTCTTAATGTTTATAACATTGTCTTGTCATGATTCTCTAACGGTTAgtctgtaaataaaggcaacaatagtataatgttgcttggtccgtttctgtgtgtgttgcgtttcggtgttgtgtcgttgttctcctcttatatttaatgcctttccctcggttttagtttgttaccctgattttgttttttgtccctggatttatgagttttgaacagcggtatactactgttgcctttatgtataaTGCTGGTGAAAAGTAATTCATCatttgagagaaaacaaatctggatTACAAACTAATACCGTGGCAAACACATCAACAATACGAAGAAAACAACGGAAGTACcgaaacgccaacatacatagaaacgatttttttttataacatctaCCATATTTTTTACTTGGTACAAGTTTTTGAAAGGAAACATTgtgagttgaacctggttttaaggctaGTCAAACCTGCCCCTCATTtggtaatgttaaaaaatataacactgaatgacagaaatataacacaaacaaatgcaaaaatagGCAGTACACAGAAACACACCAGTAAAAATGTCGAAGGGAAGGTGTATGGCAAAAACCATCATCTATGTTTCTTCTGTCTGTATCACTTTGTTCAGCTATTTAAACTTTGACCCGAAAATGTTACGTACGTCACAATAAATGAACAAACATTGATAAGACCACGTCATCTTCCGGTTCTAAAAAAGACGATTTTACTACAGCTAGTACAGAGATAAAAAAAAGAGGTGACATTTAATTGGGTAACTTTCGATGATTATTATTTGCAATGAAATATCATGTGAAATTTTGTCTATAGTAATATGGAAGGATAACACTTTCTAATGCCATGCCATGCcaagtatttttctttatttccaaCAAAGAtagattttgttcattttttgaaaagttcatATTTATCAATAGGGGAGAATGAATAGATCACTTTCGAGTGGTCACCGAAAAAAAATCGTCAATTACacgcgcctttatgacgtcatttatcatatagagggggtcgcctgtatccttGCACTATTAACGtccatcaagcgtcttagtggtcgtcattgtgcaggataaaccaGAAATAACTGTgattctgtaggtacttaatgacaattctccaatgacagcagtgctgattgtcaattttaagaattcagtttgccgaataattcgtataatatagaattatagttttccaaccactcactcaacattggaatggaagtgacgaTGCCCGTAAACAcacaaatgacgttcactaaaTCCAgggtttttgacggaaatgcatcgaactcgaaaatTGTCTATTATGATGTTACACCTCTTGTTTGGTGTTGTCACAAAAATAGGACAGAATATTATGTCGACCATGGTATAAGATCTGCTGCATCGGAAAAAGATATATTCCATAACGGACAACCAACACGTGATGGCGTGAGTAAACGTTTTGAGAGGATGACTAAACAATTCGCCACATGAACTTGGTTAAATAGCTTCAATCGCTTTAATAGCAAATAATGATAGAAAATACAAGCTCTGAAATATATCATAGAGATTTATTTCATATGATCAATGTTTTCATTCCTAgcattaaaatatgataaactaGTGTTGCGCTCTTGTCACCCATGCATGTAAATAACATAAACTTTTGTGCTTTTCAGGTTGCCGAAAGGGTTTTTGGGGAAGTAACTGCGAAAAAGTGTGTTCCGAATATTGCCAGGAACGACATTGCTACCCTGGAAATGGGTCTTGTATTTTTGGATGTAATACTGATTACTGTTTGAATAATAATTGCAATAAATTTACCGGTATTTGTACCGATGGTTGCAAGGAAAGACGAACAGGAGACTTTTGTAACAAGTGTAAGTTTTTCTAGACATACAATTTTGTTGCCTATATACATTGTGAAAAAACATCTAACCTGACTGTAATAATTGGTCAACATCCGAAACAAAGTGAACCATATATGGTATGACTATACTGTATCTTTGTTGGGATAGGTTGACGGTAAGTATTATCCTCCCAAGAGAAGAATAATTGGAAGAGATGTATTCTGAACGACTTTAGAGAAACTTTAGattcttttataactacttatCATGCTTATCATGCTTCTTTCTCttgacaaaaaatctaaatctgAATTACCTGTGGGTATTGAACATACCAAAATTGTTTAGGTTTAGTTCCTTGAAGCGAAATTTTGGACCcatgaaagattgtttcagtgttatttttgctttgtgaaacagttcaTCCTTTGCCTCACTTAAATCAGTtcaaaaatgttgcatctcCATTTTGCCAAGACTGAGAAATAAACACTGAATAAGCCCTCAAAAATActgcaaacatgaaaacataaactGCAAGCTTACTGTATTGACTTCAGAATCTCGTCTTACTGGCCGTCCGACAACGATACAAGTAGACAGGAGTTGTTGCTGTCCATCAATGAACAGATCAATGTGTAGCGACAATGAAACGTCAACAAAATTTGATTATGCAACGTCATTTGCCAGACATGTTTTCGgccgcaacgtcaactgctTACACAATTGCCGAGTGCCATAGAGTACAGATTCATGCCGTAAATGTTTCCAATCAACTGAATTGCCAAAGAATCGACTGGAGGAATACCTTTAAAACCCTCAAGTTCCAACCAAATTATTGCAAAAATCAATTAatgggttgaacaaatgcaaaatcagaagGTGTTAAACAGAACCCAAAACATGTCAAACAGAATTTGTAGACCTTTCTGACAATCATTTTGGTGCTTGTAACAGACAGTCATTGCTTTTGACGTTGACgcattaattcaaaattaacacaaacaaatctagtgttgcgtttctaaagtcggtcAGTTTATATTAATGTGAGCGGTACGTAAAT
The genomic region above belongs to Mytilus trossulus isolate FHL-02 chromosome 7, PNRI_Mtr1.1.1.hap1, whole genome shotgun sequence and contains:
- the LOC134724462 gene encoding uncharacterized protein LOC134724462 isoform X2, which translates into the protein MLLVLLSHTALILRITAQNNLTPSGTATQSSTYERGIAQNAVEPPVSNVFSLNICTHTDNTRTPAWWMFQFSIGIAYITDITIYYRERFSERMDGFKLYVTNSTTIPPDGYLCYADPDPGLPNITQTIPCNELGKYVIYYDNKGSGGDGPLIELCYVAINGCRKGFWGSNCEKVCSEYCQERHCYPGNGSCIFGCNTDYCLNNNCNKFTGICTDGCKERRTGDFCNKFSINTAETNDNEVTTRIGIFIGIFMGGVLLGILMTVVVCFVIKRKRKLPQKQSKDNTLKKTQSQDPQHNDDVRMENVSTYQNLIMETGANEYDQISTAYDNP
- the LOC134724462 gene encoding uncharacterized protein LOC134724462 isoform X1, yielding MLLVLLSHTALILRITAQNNLTPSGTATQSSTYERGIAQNAVEPPVSNVFSLNICTHTDNTRTPAWWMFQFSIGIAYITDITIYYRERFSERMDGFKLYVTNSTTIPPDGYLCYADPDPGLPNITQTIPCNELGKYVIYYDNKGSGGDGPLIELCYVAINGCRKGFWGSNCEKVCSEYCQERHCYPGNGSCIFGCNTDYCLNNNCNKFTGICTDGCKERRTGDFCNKFSINTAETNDNEVTTRIGIFIGIFMGGVLLGILMTVVVCFVIKRKRKLPQKQSKDNTLKKTQSQDTQHNDDVRMENISTYQDLRMETAANEYDQISTAYDNH
- the LOC134724462 gene encoding uncharacterized protein LOC134724462 isoform X4: MLLVLLSHTALILRITAQNNLTPSGTATQSSTYERGIAQNAVEPPVSNVFSLNICTHTDNTRTPAWWMFQFSIGIAYITDITIYYRERFSERMDGFKLYVTNSTTIPPDGYLCYADPDPGLPNITQTIPCNELGKYVIYYDNKGSGGDGPLIELCYVAINVSINTAETNDNEVTTRIGIFIGIFMGGVLLGILMTVVVCFVIKRKRKLPQKQSKDNTLKKTQSQDTQHNDDVRMENISTYQDLRMETAANEYDQISTAYDNH